In Micromonospora purpureochromogenes, a single window of DNA contains:
- the rpmJ gene encoding 50S ribosomal protein L36: MKVKPSVKRICNKCRVIRRHGRVMVICTDPRHKQRQG; the protein is encoded by the coding sequence GTGAAGGTCAAGCCGAGCGTCAAGAGGATCTGCAACAAGTGCCGGGTGATCCGCCGGCACGGCCGGGTCATGGTCATCTGCACCGACCCGCGCCACAAGCAGCGCCAGGGCTGA
- the rpsM gene encoding 30S ribosomal protein S13 encodes MARLVGVDLPREKRMEIALTYIFGVGRTRALETLTATGISPDKRVRDLTDEELVQLRSHIEGNYKVEGDLRREVAADIRRKVEIGCYAGIRHRRGLPVRGQRTKTNARTRKGPKRTVAGKKKPGKK; translated from the coding sequence ATGGCACGTCTAGTCGGCGTCGACCTCCCCCGCGAGAAGCGGATGGAGATCGCGCTCACCTACATCTTCGGGGTCGGTCGTACCCGCGCCCTGGAGACGCTCACCGCTACCGGCATCTCGCCGGACAAGCGCGTTCGGGACCTCACGGATGAGGAGCTGGTCCAGCTCCGCAGCCACATCGAGGGCAACTACAAGGTTGAAGGCGACCTGCGCCGCGAGGTCGCCGCTGACATCCGCCGCAAGGTCGAGATCGGCTGCTACGCCGGCATCCGGCACCGCCGGGGCCTGCCCGTGCGTGGCCAGCGGACCAAGACCAACGCCCGGACCCGCAAGGGCCCGAAGCGGACCGTCGCCGGCAAGAAGAAGCCCGGCAAGAAGTAA
- the map gene encoding type I methionyl aminopeptidase: protein MRRPQLDIQLKTPDQIEKMRAAGLVVAEALRRMREAVAPGVSTADLDAIAESTIREAGAVPSFKGYHGFPASICSSVNEQVVHAIPSAQQVLRDGDVISIDCGAVLNGWHGDAAITVGVGEVDPALLKMAEVAEDAMWAGIAAAARGAASGKGRLTDISHAVENAVRKGGRYGIVDGYGGHGIGTEMHQDPHVLNHGRPGKGPRLVPGLALAIEPMITMGSPRTVELADGWTVVTRDRSMAVHVEHSMALLEDGVWVLTAFDGGRARLGDLVTSRQPADSPAV from the coding sequence ATGCGCCGTCCCCAGCTGGACATCCAGCTGAAGACCCCCGACCAGATCGAGAAGATGCGGGCCGCCGGCCTGGTGGTCGCCGAGGCCCTGCGTCGGATGCGGGAGGCCGTCGCCCCCGGCGTCAGCACCGCCGACCTGGACGCGATCGCCGAGTCGACGATCCGCGAGGCCGGGGCCGTCCCCTCGTTCAAGGGCTACCACGGCTTCCCCGCCTCGATCTGCTCCTCGGTGAACGAGCAGGTGGTGCACGCCATCCCGTCGGCGCAGCAGGTGCTCCGCGACGGCGACGTGATCTCCATCGACTGCGGCGCGGTGCTGAACGGCTGGCACGGCGACGCCGCGATCACCGTGGGCGTGGGCGAGGTCGACCCGGCATTGCTGAAGATGGCCGAGGTGGCGGAGGACGCCATGTGGGCCGGGATCGCCGCCGCCGCCCGGGGCGCCGCCAGCGGCAAGGGCCGGCTGACCGACATCTCGCACGCGGTGGAGAACGCGGTCCGCAAGGGCGGCCGGTACGGCATCGTCGACGGCTACGGCGGGCACGGCATCGGCACCGAGATGCACCAGGACCCGCACGTGCTCAACCACGGGCGGCCCGGCAAGGGTCCGCGCCTGGTGCCGGGCCTGGCGCTGGCCATCGAGCCGATGATCACGATGGGGTCGCCGCGTACCGTCGAACTGGCCGACGGTTGGACGGTCGTCACCCGGGACCGGTCGATGGCGGTGCACGTGGAGCACTCGATGGCGCTGCTCGAGGATGGGGTCTGGGTGCTCACCGCCTTCGACGGCGGGCGGGCCCGCCTCGGTGACCTGGTCACGTCCCGCCAGCCGGCCGACTCCCCGGCGGTCTGA
- a CDS encoding adenylate kinase, whose amino-acid sequence MRLVLVGPPGAGKGTQAEFIAAHLSVPKISTGDIFRANVSQGTPLGVEAKRYMDAGKLVPDEVTINMVRDRLAEPDAAEGFLLDGFPRTTPQAAALDKLLADLGTALDLVLELVVDDDEVIRRLSGRRTCRGCGKIWHVEFDATTREGICDRCGAELFQRDDDKPETIAARLREYAEKTAPLVDYYGAQNKLVGIDATGPVEDVTVRAIDALRSYGG is encoded by the coding sequence ATGCGACTCGTTCTGGTTGGCCCGCCGGGCGCGGGCAAGGGCACGCAGGCGGAATTCATCGCCGCGCACCTCTCGGTGCCGAAGATCTCGACCGGTGACATCTTCCGGGCGAACGTCTCGCAGGGCACCCCGCTGGGTGTCGAGGCCAAGCGGTACATGGACGCCGGCAAGCTGGTCCCGGACGAGGTCACCATCAACATGGTCCGGGACCGGCTCGCCGAGCCGGACGCCGCCGAGGGCTTCCTGCTCGACGGCTTCCCGCGTACGACGCCGCAGGCCGCCGCGCTGGACAAGCTCCTCGCGGACCTCGGCACCGCGCTGGACCTGGTGCTGGAGCTGGTCGTTGACGACGACGAGGTGATCCGGCGGCTCTCCGGCCGGCGCACCTGCCGCGGCTGCGGCAAGATCTGGCACGTCGAGTTCGACGCCACCACCCGCGAGGGCATCTGCGACCGCTGCGGTGCCGAGCTGTTCCAGCGGGACGACGACAAGCCGGAGACGATCGCGGCCCGCCTGCGGGAGTACGCCGAGAAGACGGCGCCGCTGGTCGACTACTACGGCGCCCAGAACAAGCTGGTCGGGATCGACGCCACCGGGCCGGTGGAGGACGTCACGGTCCGCGCCATAGACGCGCTGCGGTCGTACGGCGGCTGA
- a CDS encoding DUF1707 SHOCT-like domain-containing protein, whose amino-acid sequence MDGRDGMRAADADRRAVADRLRIAVDEGRLDLHDYDERLQRAYAARTYAELDGLVADLPTPAAPGASTLAMPDGTDPLPALPTDLRPVVRRWLAEVWQPYLRVIPIVVAVWAVTSMLAGEVLYFWPAWVAGPWGAVLLVRTVTGVAGGEPRRWAVEQERRAARRARRRRARAAERRRRVARRAGEPEGAEQD is encoded by the coding sequence ATGGACGGGCGGGACGGAATGCGGGCCGCCGACGCCGACCGCCGGGCGGTGGCCGACCGGCTGCGGATCGCCGTCGACGAGGGCCGGTTGGACCTGCACGATTACGACGAGCGGCTGCAGCGGGCCTATGCCGCCCGGACGTACGCCGAGCTGGACGGCCTGGTGGCCGACCTGCCGACGCCGGCGGCGCCGGGCGCGTCGACGCTGGCGATGCCGGACGGAACCGACCCGCTGCCGGCGCTCCCGACGGACCTGCGCCCGGTCGTTCGGCGGTGGCTCGCCGAGGTGTGGCAGCCGTATCTCCGGGTGATCCCGATCGTGGTGGCGGTCTGGGCGGTGACCTCGATGCTCGCCGGTGAGGTGCTCTACTTCTGGCCGGCGTGGGTGGCCGGGCCGTGGGGTGCGGTGCTCCTGGTGCGTACCGTCACCGGCGTGGCGGGCGGAGAGCCGCGGCGGTGGGCGGTCGAGCAGGAGCGGCGGGCGGCAAGGCGGGCCCGCAGGCGCCGGGCCAGGGCCGCCGAGCGGAGGCGCCGCGTGGCGCGCCGCGCGGGGGAGCCGGAGGGCGCGGAGCAGGACTGA
- the rpsK gene encoding 30S ribosomal protein S11 — translation MPPKARAGAAVKKVRRKERKNVAHGQAHIKSTFNNTIVSITDPTGAVISWASSGQVGFKGSRKSTPFAAQLAAEAAARRAMEHGMRKVDVFVKGPGSGRETAIRSLQAVGLEVGQISDVTPQPHNGCRPPKRRRV, via the coding sequence ATGCCACCGAAGGCTCGTGCCGGAGCCGCTGTCAAGAAGGTCCGGCGCAAGGAACGCAAGAACGTCGCCCACGGGCAGGCGCACATCAAGAGCACCTTCAACAACACCATCGTGTCGATCACCGACCCGACCGGTGCGGTCATCTCCTGGGCCTCGTCCGGCCAGGTGGGCTTCAAGGGCTCCCGCAAGTCGACCCCGTTCGCCGCGCAGCTCGCCGCCGAGGCCGCCGCGCGTCGGGCGATGGAGCACGGCATGCGCAAGGTCGACGTGTTCGTCAAGGGCCCCGGCTCCGGCCGGGAGACCGCCATCCGTTCGCTGCAGGCCGTGGGCCTCGAGGTCGGGCAGATCTCCGACGTCACCCCGCAGCCGCACAACGGATGCCGTCCGCCGAAGCGTCGCCGGGTCTGA
- the infA gene encoding translation initiation factor IF-1, whose translation MPKKDGAIEIEGRVIEPLPNAMFRVELANGHKVLAHISGKMRQHYIRILPEDRVVVELSPYDLTRGRIVYRYK comes from the coding sequence ATGCCGAAAAAAGACGGAGCCATCGAGATCGAGGGTCGGGTCATCGAGCCCCTGCCGAACGCAATGTTCCGGGTGGAGCTCGCGAACGGCCACAAGGTGCTGGCTCACATCAGCGGCAAGATGCGGCAGCACTACATCCGTATCCTGCCGGAGGACCGGGTCGTCGTCGAACTCTCGCCGTACGACCTGACCCGCGGGCGCATCGTCTACCGCTACAAGTAA